The Pseudomonadota bacterium genome includes the window TCGCTCTTGATCTTGTCGAAGGTGGAGACGCCCTTGCGGCTGATGGACATGACCTCGCCGTCGGTTCCGCGAATGGTCACGGTCTCGCCCTTGTTGATGCCTTCGGAGAGGATCTTGTTCACCACGGCGCTGTTGAGCGTCTGATCGACGGGCTTGCGCGACGCGGGTGCGGCTGGCGGCTCCGCCGGCGGCGCCTGCGCTGTCGAGGAGGGGGCCTGCGGCGCGCTGCCAGGGCTCGCCGCGCCGGTCGGCGACAGCGCCTGTGGCGCAAGCGGTCTCACGGGGGTGTTCATCGCCAGGCTGAGCGTACTCACGATACTCACTCCAAATGCGGCTTCGGTTCTGCGTGAACCGGCCATCTTGCCTAGAACGATATCATGCCCGCCTCAGCATGATGTTGCCAAGATGTGAATGCATGTGCGCGGTTTGAGCGACAGGTGCGAGCGCGACCGTGGGTCAGCGCGGTCGCATCATCTCGAGGAACTGCTGCTTCGTGTAGCCCCTGGGCTCTTCGTTGAGGGCCTCGAGCCGCTCTCGCGCGTAGGCGTCGTTGGGGATGAGCAGCAGCCAGATGCGCAGGGCGTTCACCGTGGCCGCGTGGTTGCCCATCTTGTCTTCGGCGTGGGTCAGCAGCCGGAGGGCGTTCATGAAATCGATGCGATCGGTGTGGCTCATCTCGAGGAGCGCAACCGGATCGGGGGCGTACAGCCCCATGGCTCGAGCGGCGGCTTCGGCGCATTCAGGATAGCGCTTGAGGGCGTACATGAGGAACGCCTTGTTGAACCACAGCTGGGCGTTGGTCGGGTTGTTCTGCAACCCCTCATCGAGGTAGGCGAGCCCCTCGTCGACGCGATGGAAGTTCTGCACCAGCTGGAAGGACGCCACATCGTAGGCCTCGGCGAAGCGGGGGTCGAGGGTGGTGACCATGCGATACATCGACATGAGGTCACGCTCGTCTTTCCAGTTGATGCCCTCCGCCTCCATCTCGTGGTGGTAGATGTCGATGTTGAACCAGATCGACTGGGCCATGAAGGTGCGCACCTCGCCCAGCGCCTCGAGCAGCACGCCCACCGCGGTCTTGTCGCGATCGCCGGCGTGGAAGAGGGCTTCGTTCCACGGCAGGAGCGCCAGGTTCGCCGCAATGATGACACCGGCGACGACGGCGATGAGCCCCCGCCTCATGCGCGGGCGTTCCGTCGAAGCCAGCGCCTGCGGCGCCACATCAGGGCCAGTCCGAGGGCGATGGTGGCTGCCGCCGTGGCGGCGCCCTGGCGCTCGAGCGAGGCGATGCTGCGCTCTGGCGTGCGCCAGGGCTCTCCGAAGAATGCGCGATGGTAGTAGGCCTGCACGGGAGGCTGGCCCGCGAGGTCTTCGGGCTCGTCGTGTCCCTCGGGGCCGTGCTTGCCGCTCGACTGGGTCACCGCGCCGTGTCCGCCGTCCGGGTCTGCCCACACGGGCGACGCGACGAGGGCCAGCAGCAGCGCGATCAGGCAGAGCAGCGAGGGGGAGAAGGGTCGCGTGCGCCCCGTCACAGGTTTCTCCGTTCGAACGCGGTCTCTCCCAGGAGCTGGGCGAAGATCACCCAGATGACCCCGTATCCCACGATGGCGGCCATGTACGCGGAGGTCACGAAATCGTGGTGCACCACGGCGTTCTTGACGTGAAAGACCTCGAAGTGGGGCAGCAGGGCCTTCATGCTGAGCGACACCATGCGCTGGAACGCATTCCGCGTGAGGAAGAAATCGATGAAGGCCTGGGGCAGCCCCCCGATGATGTACACGAACAGGCCGAGCACGGCCGCCAGCGGAGGGCTGGCGAACGTGGAGAACGCCATGCACATCGCCAGGACCACCGCTTCCTCGAGCAGATACCCCAGCACGACCTTCCAGATCTGCAGGTCGTAGTGCTTCATGAGGAAGGCCATCGACCCCCAGAGGGTGATGCCCAGCACCAGCTGGCTGAACACGATGAAGCCCATGATGCCGAGCCACTTGCCCCACAGGTAGGCCCGACGAGGCATGGGTCGGGTGATGACGGGGTAGATGAGCTTGCGCTCGATCTCACCCGGGATGGCCACCGAGCCGAAGAACAAGGCCAGCAGCAGGCCGTAGTACCCCATGAACGTGAGCGCGATGTCCTTGACGACGCGATCAGAGGCCCCCAGGCCGAACGCATTCGTCAGCGTGGGGAGAACCGCGATGCCGATGGCGATGAAGAAGGTGATGAGCTCGATCTGTCGCCGAAGGGTCTCGATGAGGGTGAGTCGGGCGATGATGAAGCTGGCTCTCATGAGGCGGCCTCGCTCTTCGTCTCGCCCCGAGCCGGGGCCGTGATGGCCTGGAAGAAGGCGGTTTCGAGGGTGATTCGCTCGTGGGTCACGCTGTAGACCGAGCCGCCCTGGGTCCGGATGGCGTCGAGGGCCGCATCGGTGCGCTCTCGGGAGACACGGGCCACACGATGCGTGCCTTCCTCTGTCACCGTGGCCCCATCGACGGTGATGGGCGGGCCATCGTAGCGGATGTCGACGGCCTGTCCGGTCTCGAGGAGGGTCTCGAGGGGGCAGCACCGCACCAGTCGCCCTTGATGCATGATGCCGATGAGGTCGCAGATGTGCTCGACCTCGGTGAGCTTGTGCGACGAGAAGAAGATGGTGATCCCCCTTCCGCGCAGCTGGAGGATGACATCCTTGACCTCCTTCTGGGCCAGCGGATCGAGCCCGCTGGTGGGCTCGTCGAGGATGAGCAGGCGTGGAGTGCCCACCAGTGCCTGCGCGATGCCGAACCGCTGCTGCATGCCTTTCGAGAGCTCGCGGATGCGCGAGCGTCGGCGGTCTCCCAGGCTCACCGCTTCGAGGGCGTCGTCGCAGGCCTTCTTGCGCGCGTCGCGCCCGACCCCCGCGAGCTCGGCGTGCGTGGAGAGGAGCTCTTCCACGGTCATGAAATCGTGGTAGCTGGCGACCTCCGGGAGGTACCCCAGCATCGACTGGGCGGCAAGGGTGCCCGTCTTCGCGCCGAAGATGTCGGCATCGCCGCTCGAGGGCCAGGCGAGGCCGCTCAAGATCTTGATGAGCGTGGTCTTGCCGGCGCCGTTGGGACCGATGCACCCGAAGACGTGCCCCTCGGTGACCGTGAGGTCGAGACCGTGCAGCGCCACAACCTCGTTGCGCGCTCCTGGGTGGTACACCTTTCTCAGCTGCCTCGCCTCAATCGCTGCCGACATCTCGCGTCTCTCTCGACCGCTCTCCCTCAGATGCTCTGGCGTGCACGCCTCCGACCTTCCCATCGCGCGGCGCACGCTCGACAGATGTTCCCGCACGCCTGTTCCCTCCTCCTTCCACCCGACCGCACAAGGGAAACGTGTGGGTTTCAAAATCTGGCGGCTTCTGCTATATTCATGACCTCACGCGGGTGCGCGACGTCCCTGTCGGGCCGGTGACCAGCCGACGTGAGCGTGTCCCTCCCAGAAAGAAGCGCTTCCGACCTCCCCCCCCGGCACCCGCCGTGGTCGAAGCCCTTCCATGCTTGCAGAGAGAAGCATATCCACGCGTGAAGATCCTGCTCATCAACCCCCCTCTCAAAGAAGAGGAGCGCAAGAACCCGGTCATCGGCACCCTCTTCGCCAACGCCATGCCCCTCGGTCTGGGGTACCTCGCAGCGGTGCTCATCCAGGCCGGCATCACTGACGTCCAGATCGTCGACGCCGCCGCTGAGCGCAAGACCGCGGTCGATCTCGTCGACAAGATCCGCCGCGACGGCGTCGACATCGTGGGAATCGGCGCCACCACCTACTCCTACTTCGACGCGATGGACGTGGCGCGGGCCATCAAGGAGGCCTTCGGAGACGCCATTCCCATCGTGCTCGGCGGCCCGCACATCTCGGCCATCCCCTCGCACGCCATGGCATGCGAGGACTTCGACTACGGCGTCATCGGTGAGGGTGAGTACACCTTCCTCGAACT containing:
- a CDS encoding ABC transporter ATP-binding protein, producing MRRAMGRSEACTPEHLRESGRERREMSAAIEARQLRKVYHPGARNEVVALHGLDLTVTEGHVFGCIGPNGAGKTTLIKILSGLAWPSSGDADIFGAKTGTLAAQSMLGYLPEVASYHDFMTVEELLSTHAELAGVGRDARKKACDDALEAVSLGDRRRSRIRELSKGMQQRFGIAQALVGTPRLLILDEPTSGLDPLAQKEVKDVILQLRGRGITIFFSSHKLTEVEHICDLIGIMHQGRLVRCCPLETLLETGQAVDIRYDGPPITVDGATVTEEGTHRVARVSRERTDAALDAIRTQGGSVYSVTHERITLETAFFQAITAPARGETKSEAAS